From a single Alkalihalophilus pseudofirmus genomic region:
- a CDS encoding DUF294 nucleotidyltransferase-like domain-containing protein, with product MNPQADNQIIQDIHTHPLFVGTTADELRDLLETCELKHYGKSQKVLYSKTPREGLLLILKGVAEVFVSGRDSNSEEVLEVLQKGDMIGFSSLADFLGEKSENPDQYAVEVRAVEEAICLHIPYPVIEARWHDDTVRDFMLRQASIRLRDIYQSLAEQMKQASHFGESEPFIRRIHDVMTEPVIVVDQDDDVQDVAATMVERGTSSVVVLNDGDQLIGIITEKDLVARVVANGGGPGIVAKEVMTANPFIIADDAFYYEAMSSFLMNGIKHLPVMRRGRVVGMCTLSDLLRKKNRGTMEILHTIEESDFKTIDAMKPAIYDVLSNLIQDRIPTTHLLNVITKLYDRLVKHAVWLAVRAVEDRGFGAPPVRFNWYMMGSGGRAEQFMLTDQDHFLVYEDVGDEKREQVETYFAELGTEIVRHLEQAGYKRCKGLMMASESQWRGSMKKWEERLRGWSLRSTNDNILLGHNFLSYRLLYGDPELHDQFVGVVEEILTKSKIFLYRMAEQEKEHPVPTLDHPIRALFRMKRESIDIKMHALFPLHHCLQLLSAHHGIFEGTPLERLDRLVEIDVFDEKTADEIRFAYEVVLSIRVDQAWQSYQSDTERTSKIHFAHLRTKDKEELMIALRTIRSLQNQTLGAFGMY from the coding sequence ATGAATCCTCAGGCAGATAATCAAATTATTCAAGACATACACACTCACCCGCTATTTGTCGGCACTACAGCCGACGAATTGCGGGATCTCTTAGAAACATGTGAACTCAAACACTACGGAAAATCTCAAAAAGTACTTTACTCCAAGACACCGCGCGAAGGACTTCTGCTTATCCTAAAAGGGGTGGCAGAAGTTTTTGTCAGTGGCAGGGACTCAAATTCAGAAGAGGTATTAGAGGTGCTGCAAAAAGGCGATATGATCGGCTTCTCAAGTCTTGCTGATTTTCTCGGCGAAAAGAGCGAGAATCCCGATCAATATGCAGTCGAGGTCCGGGCAGTAGAGGAGGCCATTTGCCTGCATATCCCGTACCCAGTCATTGAAGCGCGTTGGCATGATGACACTGTTCGTGACTTTATGCTTCGCCAAGCATCGATCAGATTGCGTGATATCTATCAATCTCTCGCAGAACAAATGAAACAAGCGAGTCATTTTGGCGAAAGTGAACCGTTTATCCGCCGAATTCATGACGTGATGACCGAACCGGTGATTGTTGTCGATCAGGATGATGATGTGCAAGATGTCGCAGCCACAATGGTAGAGCGCGGCACAAGCTCGGTCGTCGTGTTAAATGACGGGGATCAACTAATCGGAATTATCACTGAAAAAGATCTGGTCGCCCGAGTGGTTGCAAATGGAGGCGGACCGGGGATTGTGGCTAAAGAAGTGATGACCGCTAATCCATTTATAATCGCTGATGATGCCTTCTATTATGAAGCAATGTCGAGCTTTCTTATGAACGGGATTAAGCATCTGCCCGTGATGAGGCGCGGACGTGTCGTCGGTATGTGTACGTTATCTGACCTGCTTAGAAAGAAAAACCGCGGCACGATGGAGATTCTTCATACAATAGAAGAATCTGATTTTAAGACAATTGATGCAATGAAACCAGCAATCTATGATGTGCTCAGTAATTTAATTCAAGACCGCATTCCAACGACTCATCTGTTAAATGTCATTACGAAGCTGTACGACCGCCTCGTGAAGCATGCGGTTTGGCTCGCTGTTCGTGCGGTAGAAGACCGTGGATTCGGAGCTCCGCCTGTCAGGTTCAACTGGTACATGATGGGGAGCGGGGGGCGAGCGGAGCAGTTTATGTTAACGGATCAGGATCACTTCCTCGTCTATGAAGATGTCGGAGATGAAAAACGCGAGCAAGTAGAGACCTATTTTGCGGAACTCGGCACAGAAATTGTGCGTCATCTTGAGCAAGCAGGGTATAAACGCTGTAAGGGGCTCATGATGGCAAGCGAGTCACAATGGCGCGGGTCAATGAAGAAATGGGAAGAGCGTCTGCGGGGCTGGAGTCTGCGCTCGACGAATGACAATATTCTGCTCGGCCATAATTTCTTGTCCTATCGTCTTCTTTACGGTGACCCTGAGCTCCATGATCAATTTGTCGGTGTCGTAGAAGAGATTTTAACGAAGTCGAAAATCTTCTTATATCGGATGGCAGAGCAGGAGAAAGAGCACCCAGTACCAACGCTGGATCACCCGATTCGCGCGTTGTTCCGTATGAAGCGGGAATCAATTGATATTAAGATGCACGCCCTCTTCCCGCTCCATCATTGTTTGCAGCTGTTATCAGCTCATCACGGTATATTTGAAGGAACACCGCTAGAGCGGCTCGATCGTTTAGTAGAGATTGATGTATTTGACGAGAAAACAGCTGATGAAATCCGCTTTGCCTATGAGGTTGTTCTATCAATCCGTGTTGATCAAGCATGGCAAAGCTATCAATCTGACACAGAGAGAACGAGCAAAATTCATTTTGCCCATTTGCGTACAAAAGACAAAGAAGAGCTGATGATTGCTTTAAGAACGATTCGCAGTTTGCAAAATCAAACATTGGGCGCATTTGGCATGTATTAA
- a CDS encoding sodium:solute symporter family protein, translated as MDQQTLVSLLMIMATFGLYIGISVYNRAKATSDFYVASRGVPPFWNGMAIGGDWMSAASFIGMAGTVMILGYDGLAYIMGWTGGYLFLTFLLAPQLRKYGRYTVPEFIGDRFGSNTARLIAAIATIIISFTYIIGQLSGSGVVIGRILNIPAMYGTMIGVVVIAIYATLGGMKGITWTQVAQYIILIIAYIIPIVFMSLQITSNPLPWLTYGNIVTQLGELDRELGISEYFAPFAESEKSQFIALMFTLMVGTAALPHVIVRFYTVTTMKAARWSGAWALVFIALLYLSAPAYAAFSRFILMTRVAGQPIDELPAWTTTWVNTGLLQVADQNGDGILQWEEIVISNDIVVMATPEIANLGVFVIGLVAAGAMAAALSTAGGLLITISSSFAHDIYYRLVNPNASDKKRLAAGRWAIVLATIVAGVVALNPPGVITQIVAWAFALAGGTFFPVLLLGVWWKRANAKGAIAGMLVGLSVTLTYILLARSGITLFGIQDTGAGLIGVPINFIVTILVSKMTAAPSQKLQDEVVDLRYPEQMTYKDGEVWMDESSGR; from the coding sequence GTGGACCAACAGACGTTAGTATCGTTATTAATGATTATGGCAACGTTTGGACTTTATATCGGGATTTCCGTGTATAATCGAGCAAAAGCAACTTCTGACTTCTATGTAGCAAGCCGCGGCGTACCGCCATTCTGGAATGGTATGGCGATTGGCGGGGACTGGATGAGTGCTGCATCCTTTATCGGGATGGCCGGTACGGTTATGATCCTTGGGTATGACGGTCTTGCCTACATCATGGGTTGGACTGGCGGTTATTTATTCTTAACCTTCTTACTAGCACCACAGCTTCGTAAATACGGCCGTTACACTGTGCCAGAATTTATCGGTGACCGTTTTGGCAGTAACACAGCACGCTTAATCGCAGCGATTGCAACGATTATCATCAGTTTTACCTACATTATCGGACAATTGTCTGGTTCCGGGGTTGTTATTGGACGTATTTTAAATATCCCGGCAATGTATGGAACGATGATCGGGGTCGTTGTTATTGCGATCTATGCGACTCTTGGCGGGATGAAAGGGATCACTTGGACACAGGTAGCGCAGTATATTATCTTAATCATTGCCTACATTATTCCGATCGTCTTTATGTCACTTCAAATTACAAGTAATCCATTACCATGGCTTACATATGGAAACATTGTCACGCAGCTAGGTGAGCTTGACCGAGAGCTCGGGATCTCGGAGTACTTTGCTCCGTTTGCTGAAAGTGAAAAATCACAGTTTATTGCCCTGATGTTTACCTTAATGGTTGGTACAGCAGCGCTTCCTCACGTTATCGTACGTTTCTATACGGTAACAACGATGAAAGCAGCACGTTGGAGTGGTGCGTGGGCGCTTGTTTTTATCGCATTACTTTACTTATCAGCACCAGCATACGCTGCCTTCTCTCGTTTCATCTTAATGACGCGTGTTGCAGGCCAGCCGATTGATGAGCTGCCAGCTTGGACAACAACATGGGTTAACACAGGACTCTTACAAGTAGCCGACCAAAACGGTGATGGAATCCTGCAATGGGAAGAGATTGTCATTTCAAATGATATCGTCGTAATGGCGACACCAGAGATCGCAAACCTTGGCGTCTTTGTTATCGGACTAGTCGCAGCCGGTGCGATGGCCGCAGCCTTATCGACTGCTGGTGGTCTATTAATCACCATTTCATCATCATTTGCTCATGATATTTATTATCGTCTTGTGAATCCAAATGCAAGTGATAAGAAGCGTCTTGCTGCAGGTCGTTGGGCGATCGTGCTTGCAACGATTGTAGCTGGAGTTGTTGCGCTTAATCCGCCAGGGGTTATCACGCAAATCGTTGCCTGGGCCTTCGCGCTTGCCGGCGGTACCTTCTTCCCTGTTCTCCTACTCGGGGTATGGTGGAAACGTGCCAACGCAAAAGGTGCGATTGCAGGGATGCTCGTAGGATTATCCGTTACACTCACATATATTTTACTAGCACGCAGCGGCATTACGCTCTTCGGTATTCAAGATACTGGAGCCGGTCTGATTGGGGTGCCGATTAACTTCATCGTTACAATTCTTGTATCGAAAATGACGGCAGCGCCATCTCAAAAACTTCAAGATGAAGTCGTAGATTTACGTTATCCTGAACAAATGACGTATAAAGACGGAGAGGTATGGATGGATGAATCCTCAGGCAGATAA
- a CDS encoding DUF4212 domain-containing protein, translating to MKKIDKKVADAYFRARTTLVIVCLIIGGLVSFGVVAFAEFFVTFNIMGMPANYFMGAQGAVVTFVLLLFGNAIISDRIDKKFGINEEENVRASAGKALDH from the coding sequence TTGAAGAAGATTGATAAGAAAGTAGCCGATGCCTATTTTCGCGCGAGAACGACTCTTGTCATTGTCTGTTTAATTATTGGAGGCCTTGTCTCATTTGGCGTTGTTGCCTTTGCCGAGTTCTTTGTTACTTTTAACATCATGGGAATGCCTGCTAACTACTTTATGGGGGCACAGGGAGCTGTCGTAACCTTCGTACTCTTACTTTTTGGAAACGCTATCATAAGTGATCGGATTGATAAGAAATTTGGAATCAATGAAGAAGAAAATGTTAGAGCAAGTGCAGGGAAAGCACTAGATCACTAA
- a CDS encoding peptidoglycan DD-metalloendopeptidase family protein encodes MREEENKRSSKNEENSFDLQSFLKKRWVVPAVYLVAAAGVLSAVFFMQGGDESALPGEGVEVEDPSQEGMYGEEAVEVTAANEVIKKPVAEEEGIEVVVHYFDESASAEEKELALVYYNNEYRQNKGIDFGHVENESFDVAAALSGTVVKSEKDALLGYVVEVSHDNGIVTHYHSLDGVELEEGQVVRQGDVIGQAARNLYNQEAGVHVHFAIRQDGVAVNPSDVFEQPIDSIGDAVKKQQETANAEKEAPAEGTEPAEGEKEDKPADENADALGDEDETEAPAEDEDGAEESDEEENNIG; translated from the coding sequence ATGAGAGAAGAAGAAAATAAACGCTCTTCTAAAAATGAGGAAAATTCATTTGATCTACAAAGCTTCTTAAAGAAGCGCTGGGTAGTTCCCGCAGTCTATTTAGTCGCAGCCGCTGGTGTATTGAGTGCCGTGTTCTTTATGCAAGGTGGAGACGAATCAGCTCTACCGGGCGAAGGAGTCGAAGTGGAAGATCCGTCGCAAGAAGGTATGTATGGTGAAGAAGCAGTAGAAGTTACTGCTGCAAATGAAGTCATCAAAAAGCCAGTTGCAGAAGAAGAAGGAATTGAAGTGGTTGTCCATTATTTTGATGAGTCAGCATCTGCTGAAGAAAAAGAACTCGCTTTGGTATACTACAATAATGAATATCGTCAAAATAAAGGAATTGATTTTGGTCACGTTGAAAACGAAAGCTTTGATGTAGCTGCCGCTCTAAGTGGAACGGTTGTAAAGTCAGAGAAAGATGCACTTCTTGGATATGTTGTAGAAGTTAGTCACGATAATGGAATCGTTACGCATTACCACAGCTTAGATGGTGTGGAGCTTGAAGAAGGTCAAGTAGTAAGACAAGGTGACGTTATCGGACAAGCAGCGCGCAACTTATATAATCAAGAAGCAGGCGTACATGTTCACTTTGCGATCCGTCAAGACGGAGTTGCTGTCAATCCATCTGATGTATTTGAGCAGCCGATTGATTCAATTGGCGATGCTGTGAAAAAGCAGCAAGAAACGGCTAATGCAGAAAAGGAAGCACCAGCAGAAGGCACTGAGCCTGCAGAAGGTGAAAAAGAAGACAAGCCAGCTGATGAAAATGCAGATGCGCTTGGTGATGAAGATGAAACAGAAGCACCAGCTGAAGACGAAGACGGTGCCGAAGAGTCTGATGAAGAAGAAAATAATATTGGATAA
- the spoIID gene encoding stage II sporulation protein D translates to MKRLLIIATILCTVVLIIPTMMVLIGDRSTQTTTLEPTNQKPAVSNQVTYEPQADVSIQVFRSSTEQVEEVPLEEYVVGVVASEMPATFEMEALKAQALTARTYILRQMLEPGDVELPGDAMVTDTVMHQVYQGKEELKSRWGGDFEQNYARIKEAVLQTQGQVLTYEGEPITAAFFSTSNGFTENSEDYWPNPIPYLRSVESPWDERSPEFTSEKVLTKAEVEQKLGVSLPGDGTVGSITARTDGGRVATVSVGGKEFSGREIRDKLELNSSDFDWQRQGDQVVIKTRGWGHGVGMSQYGADGMAKEGKNYEEIVHHYYQGVSIQSMESYEAKLTARAE, encoded by the coding sequence ATGAAACGGTTACTCATTATCGCAACAATCCTGTGTACAGTTGTACTGATCATTCCTACAATGATGGTGCTAATCGGGGATCGATCTACGCAGACTACGACGTTAGAACCGACGAATCAAAAGCCGGCCGTCTCGAATCAAGTCACCTATGAGCCACAAGCAGATGTATCGATCCAAGTGTTTAGGAGCAGCACAGAGCAAGTGGAGGAAGTTCCCTTAGAAGAGTATGTAGTTGGGGTCGTCGCTTCTGAAATGCCTGCTACATTTGAAATGGAAGCATTAAAAGCACAAGCACTAACGGCGCGAACGTACATTTTAAGACAGATGCTTGAACCGGGAGATGTCGAGCTGCCTGGTGACGCAATGGTTACAGATACGGTGATGCATCAAGTGTATCAAGGAAAAGAGGAGTTAAAGTCTCGCTGGGGGGGCGACTTTGAGCAAAACTATGCACGAATTAAAGAGGCTGTCTTACAAACGCAAGGACAAGTACTAACATATGAAGGGGAGCCGATCACAGCTGCCTTTTTCTCAACAAGCAACGGCTTTACAGAGAACTCCGAAGATTACTGGCCAAATCCCATTCCATACTTAAGAAGTGTAGAAAGCCCATGGGACGAACGCTCTCCAGAATTCACATCAGAAAAAGTACTCACAAAAGCTGAGGTCGAGCAAAAGCTTGGAGTAAGCCTTCCGGGCGATGGGACAGTCGGCTCTATTACAGCACGTACCGATGGAGGACGTGTAGCGACAGTTAGTGTGGGAGGAAAAGAATTCAGCGGACGTGAAATTCGTGATAAATTAGAGCTTAATTCATCAGACTTTGACTGGCAGCGTCAAGGGGATCAAGTGGTCATAAAAACAAGAGGATGGGGTCATGGGGTTGGCATGAGTCAGTACGGAGCGGACGGTATGGCCAAAGAAGGAAAGAACTACGAGGAGATTGTTCATCACTACTATCAAGGGGTGAGTATCCAGTCGATGGAATCGTATGAAGCAAAGCTGACGGCGAGAGCGGAGTAA
- the murA gene encoding UDP-N-acetylglucosamine 1-carboxyvinyltransferase, which yields MEKIIVRGGNKLEGTVKVEGAKNAVLPVIAASILAGKGTSKLYDVPELADVYTMREVLRNLNIDVEYANNTFTVNAEKTLKTEAPFEYVRKMRASFLVMGPLLARVGKARIALPGGCAIGSRPIDQHLKGFEAMGATVEIGNGFIEARIDGKLQGTKIYLDFPSVGATENIMMAAVLAEGTTIIENVAEEPEIVCLANYLNGMGAKVRGAGTGIIRIEGVEELNGAQHTVIGDRIEAGTFMVAAAITGGNVLVEGAVAEHLRPLIAKMREMGVEIKEEENGLRVIGPETLKAIDIKTMPHPGFPTDMQAQMMALLLKAKGTSVITETVFENRFMHVEEFRRMNSNIKIEGRSAIISGPNNLQGAEVASTDLRAGAALVIAGLVADGMTRVTELKHIDRGYVDLAGKLQALGADVERVKEQVEEETTTEDAPLRVNTNL from the coding sequence TTGGAAAAAATTATTGTCCGTGGTGGCAATAAGCTAGAAGGCACTGTTAAAGTAGAAGGTGCTAAAAATGCTGTGCTACCCGTAATTGCTGCATCGATTTTAGCTGGAAAGGGCACAAGCAAACTTTATGATGTGCCAGAGCTTGCTGATGTATACACAATGAGAGAAGTATTACGTAATTTAAATATTGATGTGGAGTATGCAAACAACACATTTACTGTAAATGCCGAGAAAACATTAAAAACAGAGGCACCATTTGAATATGTTCGCAAGATGAGAGCGTCTTTCTTAGTGATGGGGCCATTACTTGCGCGCGTAGGTAAAGCTCGTATCGCTCTTCCTGGAGGCTGTGCAATCGGATCACGTCCAATTGATCAGCATTTAAAAGGGTTTGAAGCAATGGGTGCGACAGTTGAGATCGGAAATGGTTTCATCGAAGCGCGCATTGACGGCAAGCTTCAAGGAACAAAAATCTACCTTGACTTCCCAAGTGTAGGTGCTACTGAAAACATTATGATGGCTGCGGTCCTTGCTGAAGGAACAACAATCATCGAAAACGTAGCAGAAGAGCCTGAAATCGTTTGTCTTGCGAATTATTTAAATGGTATGGGTGCAAAAGTTCGCGGAGCTGGTACTGGTATCATTCGTATCGAAGGTGTAGAAGAGCTTAACGGCGCTCAACACACAGTGATCGGCGATCGTATTGAAGCTGGTACGTTTATGGTGGCGGCTGCTATTACTGGCGGAAATGTGTTAGTTGAAGGAGCAGTAGCAGAGCATCTTCGTCCATTAATCGCGAAAATGCGTGAAATGGGAGTTGAAATCAAAGAAGAGGAAAATGGTTTACGTGTCATTGGGCCTGAAACACTAAAGGCGATTGACATTAAAACAATGCCTCATCCAGGATTCCCGACGGATATGCAGGCTCAAATGATGGCACTTCTTTTAAAAGCAAAAGGCACAAGTGTGATCACTGAGACTGTATTTGAAAACCGCTTCATGCATGTGGAAGAATTCCGCCGCATGAACTCTAACATTAAAATCGAAGGACGTTCAGCGATTATCTCAGGTCCTAACAACCTTCAAGGTGCAGAAGTAGCATCAACAGATCTTCGTGCTGGTGCAGCTCTTGTAATAGCTGGCCTTGTAGCAGATGGTATGACACGTGTAACTGAACTTAAGCACATCGACCGCGGCTATGTAGATCTTGCTGGCAAGCTACAAGCACTAGGCGCTGACGTTGAACGCGTAAAAGAGCAAGTTGAAGAAGAAACGACAACTGAAGACGCTCCATTACGTGTAAACACAAACCTTTAA
- a CDS encoding YwmB family TATA-box binding protein, whose translation MGMVRILFFGFIFLLAGYSYMQATTSHAHNNNLREIESILDLAQQEELHVQGWQLRMRAGQGQVSDLESFKQYVHNLNSQFTGWNVSDVHMSETDWSIEATRPSVLGDSQERLSIYAYEQHGSYEIIHTYELNGTSTKALGERELHELLEERKESFSLQDSPVYSQVRAVRPEDSEYVQPSLGDQARDFVEKLGATEIESLNEETFVSVSAYNDVWTDAIVTNGHKMNLQVALRSGETMGSGTTVTIGTPIITTEY comes from the coding sequence ATGGGCATGGTACGAATACTATTTTTTGGTTTCATATTTCTATTAGCAGGGTACAGTTATATGCAGGCAACAACAAGTCACGCACATAACAACAATTTACGTGAAATTGAATCCATTTTAGACTTAGCACAACAAGAAGAATTACATGTTCAAGGGTGGCAGCTGCGTATGAGAGCAGGACAAGGTCAAGTTAGCGATCTTGAGTCGTTTAAGCAGTATGTACATAATTTGAACAGCCAATTCACAGGTTGGAATGTGAGCGACGTACACATGTCTGAGACAGATTGGTCGATCGAGGCAACTCGTCCCAGCGTTTTGGGAGACAGCCAAGAAAGACTGAGTATCTATGCATACGAACAACATGGATCCTATGAAATCATCCACACTTATGAACTGAATGGAACATCAACCAAAGCGCTTGGTGAGAGAGAATTACACGAATTACTTGAAGAGAGAAAAGAATCATTTTCCCTGCAAGACTCGCCTGTTTACTCTCAAGTAAGAGCAGTACGACCGGAAGATTCTGAATATGTGCAACCTTCTCTGGGAGACCAAGCAAGAGATTTCGTAGAAAAGCTCGGTGCAACAGAGATTGAATCACTGAATGAAGAAACGTTTGTCTCGGTTTCTGCATACAATGATGTATGGACAGATGCCATCGTTACAAATGGTCACAAGATGAACCTGCAAGTTGCCTTAAGAAGCGGAGAGACAATGGGCTCCGGTACAACCGTGACAATAGGAACGCCTATTATTACGACTGAATATTGA
- a CDS encoding DUF1146 family protein, translating into MFEGIGQQALIHVFVNVMFLAITWWALQAFKFDLFVKEPNSPKAKALMILVTIAVAQLVSSFFLDYYNASTMLRYLW; encoded by the coding sequence TTGTTTGAAGGCATAGGCCAGCAAGCTTTGATCCACGTATTTGTGAATGTGATGTTTTTAGCAATCACTTGGTGGGCACTGCAAGCTTTTAAGTTTGATCTATTTGTCAAAGAACCGAATAGCCCTAAGGCAAAAGCGCTGATGATTCTTGTCACCATCGCCGTAGCCCAGTTAGTAAGTAGCTTTTTTCTTGATTATTACAATGCTTCAACGATGTTACGGTATTTGTGGTAA
- a CDS encoding F0F1 ATP synthase subunit epsilon, which produces MSTIRVNVVTPDGKVYDGDVDMVVVRTIEGELGILPKHIPLVAPLTVGAVRLKKGNSEEQVAVSGGFVEVRPDQVTILAEAAELPSAIDVDRARAAKERAESRLNSTKQDAVDFKRAELALKRAINRLDVTGK; this is translated from the coding sequence ATGTCGACGATTCGTGTAAATGTAGTAACTCCTGATGGCAAAGTGTATGATGGTGATGTGGATATGGTAGTAGTTCGCACGATTGAAGGCGAACTAGGTATCTTGCCAAAACATATTCCGTTAGTTGCTCCGCTTACAGTTGGAGCAGTACGCTTGAAAAAAGGCAACTCTGAAGAACAAGTTGCGGTTAGTGGCGGTTTCGTAGAAGTTCGCCCTGATCAAGTAACGATCTTAGCTGAGGCTGCTGAATTACCATCAGCAATTGATGTCGACCGTGCGCGCGCTGCTAAAGAACGTGCAGAAAGTCGTCTCAACTCTACAAAACAAGATGCAGTAGACTTCAAACGTGCTGAGCTTGCTCTGAAGAGAGCGATCAACCGTCTAGATGTCACTGGTAAATAA
- the atpD gene encoding F0F1 ATP synthase subunit beta: protein MNTGHITQVMGPVVDVKFKSGQLPEINNALKVVQVGADKNAVDVTVTLEVALHLGDDSVRTVAMGSTDGLVRGTEALDTGAPISVPVGEATLGRVFNVLGEAIDLGEPVAVDVKRDPIHREAPKFEELSTTTEILETGIKVVDLLAPYIKGGKIGLFGGAGVGKTVLIQELINNIAQEHGGISVFAGVGERTREGNDLYHEMTDSGVIKKTAMVFGQMNEPPGARMRVALSGLTMAEHFRDRDGQDVLLFVDNIFRFTQAGSEVSALLGRMPSAVGYQPTLATEMGQLQERITSTKVGSVTSIQAIYVPADDYTDPAPATTFAHLDATTNLERKLSEMGIYPAVDPLASTSRALSPEIVGEEHYSVARQVQQTLQKYKELQDIIAILGMDELSEEDKLVVHRARRIQFFLSQNFHVAEQFTGQKGSYVPVKETIKGFKEILDGKYDDLPEDAFRLVGRIEEVIEKGKQMA from the coding sequence ATGAATACAGGTCACATTACTCAAGTAATGGGTCCGGTTGTTGACGTAAAGTTCAAGAGCGGACAATTACCTGAAATCAATAACGCATTAAAAGTCGTACAAGTAGGTGCAGACAAAAATGCGGTTGATGTTACAGTTACACTTGAAGTTGCATTGCACTTAGGTGATGATTCAGTTCGTACCGTTGCAATGGGTTCAACAGACGGCCTTGTACGTGGTACAGAGGCACTTGATACAGGCGCTCCAATCAGCGTTCCAGTTGGAGAAGCGACTCTTGGTCGTGTATTCAACGTACTAGGAGAAGCAATCGACTTAGGCGAGCCGGTTGCAGTTGATGTAAAGCGTGACCCAATCCACCGTGAAGCTCCTAAGTTTGAAGAGCTTTCAACAACTACTGAAATTCTTGAGACAGGAATTAAAGTAGTAGATCTTCTAGCACCTTACATTAAAGGTGGTAAAATCGGTCTATTTGGTGGTGCCGGTGTAGGTAAAACGGTTCTTATCCAAGAACTTATCAATAACATCGCTCAAGAGCACGGCGGTATCTCTGTATTCGCTGGTGTAGGTGAGCGTACTCGTGAAGGGAATGACCTTTACCACGAGATGACTGACTCTGGCGTTATCAAAAAGACTGCCATGGTATTCGGTCAAATGAATGAGCCGCCTGGTGCGCGTATGCGTGTTGCTCTTTCTGGACTTACAATGGCAGAGCACTTCCGTGACCGCGATGGTCAGGACGTACTTCTTTTCGTTGATAACATCTTCCGTTTCACACAAGCAGGTTCTGAGGTATCAGCCCTACTAGGCCGTATGCCTTCAGCCGTTGGTTACCAGCCGACACTTGCTACAGAGATGGGTCAGCTTCAAGAGCGTATCACATCGACTAAAGTTGGTTCGGTTACATCAATCCAAGCGATCTATGTACCAGCCGATGACTATACAGATCCAGCGCCAGCGACAACGTTCGCTCACTTGGATGCAACAACAAACTTAGAGCGTAAATTATCTGAGATGGGTATCTACCCTGCCGTTGATCCACTTGCATCAACATCTCGTGCACTTTCTCCTGAAATCGTTGGAGAAGAGCACTACAGTGTTGCTCGTCAAGTTCAACAAACGCTTCAAAAGTATAAAGAACTTCAAGATATCATCGCAATCCTAGGTATGGATGAGCTTTCTGAGGAAGATAAGCTTGTTGTACACCGTGCGCGTCGTATCCAGTTCTTCTTATCTCAAAACTTCCACGTAGCTGAGCAGTTCACTGGTCAGAAAGGTTCTTACGTGCCAGTTAAAGAGACAATCAAAGGATTCAAAGAAATCCTTGATGGTAAATATGATGATCTTCCTGAAGATGCATTCCGTCTTGTCGGCCGCATTGAAGAGGTTATCGAAAAAGGAAAACAAATGGCGTAA